From Echinicola soli, a single genomic window includes:
- a CDS encoding TolB-like translocation protein — MKITPLTTNFSTLFMKKIMVTGSIIMGLFGAHFGHSQTIAGKDYSPRSNVDKTFDMVGANAFGQHFPAESFTFDDEVTGKKVIALTTSRHQNSKIYQTHPQWTPDGKHIVFRSDRSGKGLAYAISMDNHEITQIASGDDGSGFHLGWKENFAYHFRNDSLIRLDLKTLLEDSGTGRVANKSSYENVICVLDANMHPNGMALDYDEESLYFSTRVMDGESSIYQVDLASGNISEMLTVPFRIGHLQANPYKAGEMMYCWETGGDAPQRIWMASIDRNGQVTNRPLYDESDETWVTHEVFLDKDHIGFNIMGHLDRLQKGDNGIYSLNIRTDKLTFHGQQDWGGYWHTAGTTDLKWIVGDTFNGDIYRIEYGNPSNTTLLTTGHRLTSKSPFSSEAHSHHSISPDGKWLLFNSSLLTESDIMIMPLIED, encoded by the coding sequence ATGAAAATCACACCATTAACCACCAACTTTTCTACCCTGTTCATGAAAAAAATCATGGTGACGGGCAGTATCATCATGGGCCTCTTTGGGGCCCATTTTGGCCATTCGCAGACCATAGCGGGGAAAGATTACTCACCCAGAAGTAACGTGGACAAGACCTTTGACATGGTCGGTGCCAATGCCTTTGGCCAGCACTTTCCGGCCGAAAGTTTCACCTTTGACGATGAAGTGACTGGGAAAAAGGTCATTGCCCTGACCACTTCCAGGCACCAAAACTCCAAAATCTACCAGACCCATCCCCAATGGACACCTGATGGAAAACACATTGTATTCCGATCGGATCGCTCGGGGAAAGGGCTGGCTTATGCCATATCAATGGACAACCATGAAATCACTCAGATTGCTTCTGGAGATGATGGAAGTGGTTTTCACCTTGGCTGGAAGGAAAATTTCGCCTATCATTTCCGCAATGATTCGCTAATAAGGCTTGACCTGAAAACACTGCTGGAAGACAGTGGTACGGGCCGAGTGGCCAATAAATCCTCCTACGAAAACGTCATCTGCGTATTAGATGCCAACATGCATCCAAACGGTATGGCCTTGGATTATGATGAAGAAAGTCTTTATTTTTCCACCCGGGTAATGGACGGTGAATCCTCTATTTATCAAGTGGACTTGGCTTCGGGAAACATCTCTGAGATGCTCACTGTTCCTTTCAGAATCGGTCATTTACAAGCCAATCCCTACAAAGCCGGTGAAATGATGTATTGCTGGGAAACAGGCGGGGATGCACCGCAGCGGATCTGGATGGCCAGCATCGACAGAAATGGCCAGGTAACCAATCGCCCGCTTTATGATGAGTCCGATGAAACATGGGTAACCCATGAAGTATTCCTTGACAAAGACCACATTGGTTTTAATATCATGGGCCACTTGGACAGGCTGCAAAAAGGGGACAATGGTATTTATTCATTGAATATCCGCACGGACAAACTGACCTTCCACGGACAGCAGGACTGGGGAGGGTATTGGCATACTGCCGGAACGACTGACCTAAAATGGATCGTCGGAGACACCTTCAATGGCGATATTTACCGCATCGAATATGGCAACCCAAGTAATACAACACTACTGACCACAGGACATCGCCTCACTAGCAAAAGCCCCTTTTCCAGCGAAGCACATTCCCATCATTCTATCAGCCCTGACGGCAAATGGCTGCTGTTCAATTCCAGTTTGCTGACCGAAAGTGACATTATGATCATGCCATTGATAGAAGACTAG
- a CDS encoding arylsulfatase: MKSKNSLFYMCLSVVTLLACQSKNASREKQQTETPPNIIFILADDLGYGDVSCYGQQKFNTPNIDRLASQGMLFTDHYAGTAVCSPSRATLMTGQHTGHVAIRDNRSLDPSPYGFREREGQFPLADSIVTMPEMLQKAGYVTGAFGKWGLGGPATEGEPNNQGFDEFYGYVCQSLAHNYYPDHLWDNQEKIMLHGNDAGEFGAYSPELMQQEALKFIEANQKKPFFLFLPTPLPHAELLAPAKEMAIFEGKLEEGEPYAGTDEGPGFRKGRLGSQEKPHAAFAAMVKILDDQVGEIMKTVDSLGMANNTLIIFTSDNGPHIEGGGDPEFFDSNGPLKGIKRDLYEGGIRVPLIMRWPGRIQANSTNDHPSAFWDFMATFADLAGTNAPENGDGISMLPTILGNDNQQQKHPHLYWEYHGEAGKQAVRMDKWKAVRRNIREGNQTIELYDLENDLGETTDVAGQHPEIVQKMDSILRAAHDTNPTFKLGYLDE; this comes from the coding sequence ATGAAGTCTAAAAATAGCCTCTTTTATATGTGCTTGTCGGTAGTTACACTGCTGGCGTGCCAAAGCAAGAATGCTTCCCGCGAAAAACAACAAACTGAAACACCTCCCAATATCATCTTTATCCTTGCTGATGATTTAGGATACGGGGATGTAAGTTGCTACGGCCAGCAAAAATTCAACACACCCAATATTGACCGCTTGGCGTCACAGGGCATGCTGTTTACCGATCACTATGCAGGTACTGCCGTATGCTCCCCTTCGCGAGCCACTTTAATGACAGGACAGCACACGGGACATGTGGCCATCCGCGATAACAGAAGCCTGGATCCTTCGCCCTACGGTTTCCGAGAACGAGAAGGCCAGTTTCCACTTGCTGACTCTATCGTAACCATGCCTGAAATGTTACAAAAAGCCGGTTATGTCACCGGTGCCTTTGGCAAATGGGGACTTGGAGGCCCTGCTACCGAAGGAGAACCCAATAACCAAGGATTTGATGAATTTTATGGTTATGTCTGTCAATCGCTCGCCCATAATTATTATCCCGACCACCTTTGGGACAATCAGGAGAAAATCATGCTCCACGGTAATGATGCTGGGGAGTTTGGTGCGTACTCCCCCGAATTGATGCAGCAGGAAGCATTAAAGTTTATTGAGGCTAACCAAAAAAAACCATTTTTTCTCTTTCTCCCTACCCCACTTCCCCATGCTGAATTGCTTGCACCAGCAAAAGAAATGGCTATTTTTGAGGGTAAACTAGAAGAAGGAGAACCTTATGCGGGTACAGATGAGGGGCCAGGTTTTCGGAAAGGGCGATTGGGTTCGCAAGAAAAGCCCCATGCTGCTTTTGCGGCAATGGTAAAAATACTCGATGACCAAGTGGGTGAAATCATGAAAACAGTGGATTCGCTTGGCATGGCCAATAATACACTGATCATCTTTACTTCCGACAATGGCCCTCATATCGAAGGCGGTGGAGATCCGGAGTTTTTTGACAGCAATGGCCCGCTAAAAGGCATCAAAAGGGATTTGTATGAAGGAGGAATCAGGGTGCCACTGATCATGAGATGGCCAGGAAGAATCCAGGCAAACAGCACCAATGACCATCCCTCTGCCTTTTGGGACTTCATGGCCACCTTTGCAGATCTGGCCGGCACCAATGCTCCTGAAAACGGAGATGGCATCTCCATGCTCCCAACTATACTGGGCAATGATAATCAGCAGCAAAAGCATCCTCATCTCTATTGGGAATACCATGGTGAAGCAGGAAAGCAAGCGGTCCGCATGGACAAGTGGAAAGCGGTGAGAAGGAATATTCGGGAGGGCAATCAAACCATCGAATTGTACGATCTGGAAAATGATTTGGGAGAGACTACCGATGTGGCCGGCCAACATCCCGAAATTGTTCAAAAAATGGATTCAATTCTAAGGGCAGCGCATGACACCAACCCAACCTTTAAGCTTGGGTATTTGGATGAATGA
- a CDS encoding alpha/beta hydrolase gives MKRTFLTIFFIALCFSGFAQETPYTTKKNIPYYDAAVREMDDYIQERCMLDLYFPTDKEGFPTVVWFHGGGLSAGQKEIPEALKEKGIAVVGVNYRLYPKIGAPAYIEDAAAAIAWTMKHIEAYGGDPSLVFLSGHSAGGYLAAMVGMDKAWLAKYDLDANDLAGLIPFSGHMITHFTVREEREIAGTQPIIDELAPLYHVRSDAPPLLLITGDREMEMLGRYEENAYMMRMMKVAGHQETTLYEMEGYGHNMTHPAFPLLLNEVDRIVKKLEDKKSD, from the coding sequence ATGAAGAGAACTTTCTTAACCATCTTTTTTATAGCGTTATGCTTTTCGGGATTTGCGCAAGAGACTCCTTATACTACCAAAAAGAATATTCCCTACTACGATGCCGCTGTTCGTGAGATGGACGATTATATCCAAGAGCGTTGTATGTTGGACCTCTATTTTCCTACTGATAAAGAAGGATTTCCCACCGTGGTGTGGTTTCATGGAGGCGGGTTGAGTGCAGGGCAGAAGGAAATTCCAGAAGCATTAAAGGAAAAGGGAATCGCTGTGGTAGGGGTGAATTATAGGTTATATCCCAAAATAGGTGCTCCAGCGTACATTGAGGATGCGGCGGCGGCCATTGCATGGACGATGAAGCATATTGAAGCTTATGGAGGCGATCCTTCATTGGTTTTTCTGTCTGGACACTCGGCGGGAGGTTATCTAGCGGCCATGGTGGGCATGGATAAAGCATGGCTGGCCAAGTACGATCTGGATGCCAATGATCTGGCGGGATTGATTCCTTTTAGTGGCCATATGATCACCCATTTTACCGTAAGGGAGGAACGGGAGATTGCTGGAACACAACCCATCATCGATGAATTGGCACCGCTCTATCATGTACGATCGGATGCCCCGCCGCTGCTGCTGATCACTGGCGACAGGGAGATGGAAATGCTGGGAAGATATGAGGAAAACGCTTACATGATGCGCATGATGAAAGTGGCCGGTCATCAGGAAACCACCCTTTATGAAATGGAAGGCTATGGTCATAATATGACCCATCCTGCATTTCCGTTGCTGCTGAATGAAGTGGATAGGATCGTAAAGAAATTGGAAGATAAAAAATCCGACTGA
- a CDS encoding polysaccharide deacetylase family protein gives MSFLVISLDFELHWGIFDKVSVAEKKDYFKKTIAVIPQVLEVFERYEVAATWATVGMLLTESREEWEHYRPETIPTYRNQQLSPYQWIAQNAYDPAVHSGFSLVKQLLQTPNQELGSHTFSHYYTCEPGQQLEQFRSDLKVARRIAEEKCGVDLQSLVFPRNQFDQESLKICKDEGFSVVRVNPSNWFWKAPQHAGLVERVFRTVDTLLPLGKRTSFPLEAVLPGEDFPVQLPASRLLRPFSKTRKPLNVVRMNRVISEMTYAAKHNLVYHLWWHPHNFGHAPEESMLELCQLLDTFIKLKGQYGMCSVNMGQLAGELNVLRN, from the coding sequence ATGTCATTTTTGGTAATATCACTGGATTTTGAACTGCACTGGGGGATTTTTGACAAGGTCTCTGTGGCGGAGAAAAAGGATTATTTTAAAAAGACGATTGCTGTCATCCCGCAGGTCTTGGAGGTGTTTGAACGTTATGAAGTGGCCGCTACCTGGGCTACTGTTGGAATGCTGCTGACCGAAAGTAGGGAGGAATGGGAGCATTATCGTCCCGAAACTATACCTACCTACCGAAACCAGCAGCTATCTCCTTATCAATGGATTGCACAAAATGCTTACGATCCAGCGGTTCACAGCGGCTTTTCGTTGGTAAAGCAATTATTACAAACCCCAAATCAGGAACTGGGAAGCCATACCTTTTCGCACTATTATACCTGTGAGCCAGGGCAGCAATTGGAGCAGTTCAGGTCCGACTTGAAGGTAGCCAGAAGAATTGCGGAAGAAAAATGTGGGGTGGACCTTCAGTCATTGGTGTTTCCGCGAAATCAGTTTGACCAGGAAAGCCTAAAAATCTGCAAAGATGAAGGATTCAGCGTGGTCAGGGTGAATCCTTCCAATTGGTTTTGGAAAGCTCCTCAGCATGCCGGACTCGTGGAAAGGGTCTTCAGGACTGTAGATACATTGCTGCCGCTTGGTAAAAGAACATCTTTTCCTTTGGAAGCAGTATTGCCTGGGGAAGATTTTCCAGTCCAGTTGCCTGCATCGCGTCTTTTAAGACCTTTTAGTAAGACACGCAAACCATTAAATGTAGTACGAATGAACCGTGTCATCAGTGAGATGACATATGCGGCCAAGCACAATTTGGTTTATCATTTATGGTGGCATCCTCATAATTTTGGCCATGCCCCTGAAGAAAGTATGCTGGAGCTTTGCCAGCTGCTGGACACGTTTATAAAACTAAAGGGTCAATATGGAATGTGCTCTGTAAATATGGGGCAGTTGGCAGGGGAGCTTAACGTCCTAAGAAATTAA
- a CDS encoding RagB/SusD family nutrient uptake outer membrane protein, whose translation MKNIINSYKKTLTLASALVLGTLGSCSLDEEVYSIYTPETFYSNEKEVLSSLSGVYRNFAQITGMGAEYRTLELSADQVVVHGKIQGWWANSDFEQLMEHEWDATHAYIAGTWNTLFGTVGQANALIDALDASGLEGIEGPRAELQALRAFAYFYLVDLYGNVPIFTAPKVDPLDLPTQNTRAEVVDFIIAELETALPNLPSQTEVGSEYYGRFTREAGYTLLATLYLNAEVYTGTAQWDKAIEYADMVINSGAYLLLPDYFDNFVHDNEENAEFIFGGIYTPNIPGGIGHPLVQKVLPGISGGLFGLPYTPQNGFGTRPSIFDLYEDQDDRKNMFLGHGPMKDPRNGEVVMVERVVPDNNSNLYREGSSSEGPVPYEIIPATGIRNQPMNAGIKWIKWGLDPNTNGGNASNDIAFFRYADVLLIKAEALARQGNFGEATTLVNQVRERSNASTLTTVTLEDILNERGRELAFELARRRDLIRFGKFNDAWEFKKASESFRTLYPIPSTAIDANPNLQQNQGYQ comes from the coding sequence GGTAGCTGCTCCCTTGACGAAGAAGTGTACTCCATCTACACACCGGAGACTTTTTACTCCAATGAAAAAGAAGTACTGTCTTCTCTGTCCGGAGTCTATCGAAACTTTGCCCAGATTACCGGGATGGGCGCGGAATACAGGACACTGGAACTGTCTGCTGACCAAGTGGTCGTCCATGGTAAAATCCAAGGCTGGTGGGCAAACAGTGATTTTGAACAGCTGATGGAGCATGAATGGGATGCCACTCACGCCTATATTGCGGGCACTTGGAACACCCTTTTTGGCACCGTAGGCCAAGCCAATGCGCTGATTGATGCCTTGGACGCTTCTGGGCTGGAGGGCATCGAAGGGCCGAGGGCAGAACTGCAGGCATTAAGGGCTTTTGCCTACTTCTATTTGGTGGACCTATACGGCAATGTCCCGATTTTCACCGCACCAAAAGTAGACCCATTGGACTTACCGACACAAAATACGAGAGCGGAAGTAGTAGATTTTATCATTGCTGAACTCGAAACCGCCCTTCCCAACCTTCCTTCCCAAACCGAAGTGGGAAGCGAATACTACGGACGGTTTACTAGAGAGGCTGGTTACACCCTTTTGGCGACCCTCTATCTTAACGCTGAAGTGTACACCGGCACCGCCCAGTGGGACAAAGCCATAGAATATGCCGACATGGTCATTAACTCGGGAGCCTATCTGTTGCTGCCGGACTACTTTGACAATTTTGTCCATGACAATGAGGAAAACGCAGAGTTTATTTTCGGCGGCATCTATACGCCCAATATTCCAGGGGGAATCGGCCACCCACTGGTTCAGAAAGTTCTTCCCGGGATCAGTGGCGGCTTGTTTGGATTGCCTTATACCCCACAAAATGGCTTTGGCACCAGACCCTCTATCTTTGACCTTTATGAAGACCAAGATGACAGAAAAAACATGTTCCTGGGCCACGGGCCGATGAAAGATCCTCGTAACGGGGAAGTGGTGATGGTAGAGCGAGTAGTCCCAGACAATAACAGCAACCTATATCGTGAAGGCTCTTCGTCAGAAGGCCCGGTTCCTTACGAAATCATCCCCGCCACCGGCATCAGAAACCAACCTATGAATGCAGGCATCAAGTGGATAAAATGGGGACTCGACCCTAATACCAATGGCGGAAATGCCAGTAATGACATCGCCTTTTTCCGGTACGCAGACGTCCTGCTGATCAAAGCAGAAGCGCTGGCAAGGCAGGGGAATTTTGGAGAAGCAACCACCTTGGTCAACCAAGTCCGAGAGCGAAGCAATGCTTCCACGCTCACCACGGTTACCTTAGAAGACATATTGAATGAAAGAGGCAGGGAATTGGCCTTTGAGCTGGCCAGAAGAAGGGATTTGATTCGCTTTGGCAAGTTTAATGACGCATGGGAATTTAAGAAAGCTTCCGAATCTTTCAGGACACTTTACCCTATTCCAAGTACAGCAATCGATGCCAATCCTAATCTACAACAAAACCAAGGATACCAATGA
- a CDS encoding DUF6528 family protein — protein MKLNRLYIPFLLIVLAFGLSFCQPKESEKMLLVCGDSKVLMVDYHKSVESGAPSIAWTWDAHEAKDLPEKYRSKRFNTMDDCKAINGGEQLLVSSSSGGVALIDTKDSKVQFYATVPNAHSVEILPKDRLVAAASTSSTGNKIMLFDIHRPEKVIFEDSLYSAHGVVWHKENERLYALGYDVLRAYKMPSADKLVLEKEWKIPGEGGHDLQLVPDGRHFLMTEHTGAWTFDIEEEKFEKIADFPQAENIKSIGKDASGQFIFTVPEKSWWTHHVSFHLPEQKLAFPDMKVYKARWMN, from the coding sequence TTGAAACTAAACCGGCTTTATATCCCTTTTCTGCTTATCGTTTTGGCTTTTGGCCTATCCTTTTGTCAGCCTAAGGAATCTGAAAAGATGCTCTTGGTATGTGGTGACAGCAAAGTACTGATGGTGGACTATCATAAATCAGTGGAATCAGGAGCGCCTTCCATTGCTTGGACCTGGGATGCACATGAGGCAAAGGATCTTCCAGAAAAATACCGCTCCAAAAGATTCAACACCATGGACGATTGTAAAGCCATCAATGGTGGTGAGCAGCTATTGGTTTCGTCATCTTCGGGCGGCGTGGCGCTCATCGATACCAAAGACAGCAAAGTCCAATTTTACGCCACCGTTCCCAATGCCCATTCCGTAGAAATCCTACCTAAGGATCGACTTGTGGCGGCTGCATCTACCAGCAGCACCGGAAATAAAATCATGCTATTTGATATCCATCGGCCCGAAAAGGTGATTTTTGAGGACAGCTTGTACTCGGCCCATGGAGTGGTCTGGCATAAGGAGAATGAACGGCTTTATGCTTTGGGGTACGATGTATTGAGGGCTTACAAAATGCCTTCAGCGGATAAGCTGGTACTGGAAAAAGAATGGAAAATACCAGGTGAAGGCGGGCATGATTTGCAGCTGGTCCCTGATGGCAGACACTTCCTCATGACGGAGCATACCGGTGCGTGGACCTTTGATATTGAGGAAGAAAAATTTGAAAAAATAGCAGATTTTCCACAAGCAGAAAACATCAAAAGTATCGGAAAGGATGCCTCAGGTCAATTTATCTTTACCGTTCCAGAAAAAAGCTGGTGGACGCATCATGTAAGCTTTCACTTGCCCGAGCAAAAGCTGGCCTTTCCTGATATGAAAGTATACAAAGCCAGATGGATGAATTGA